A genomic segment from Fusarium keratoplasticum isolate Fu6.1 chromosome 10, whole genome shotgun sequence encodes:
- a CDS encoding ABC transporter ATP-binding protein ARB1 gives MAPSASKEKRLAKKAAEGKLKGKKGKKAEEVQLDAHGNPVKDDGGPATSGEKLDEVKRLADQMDKHGISDRVTTGVLSSVASSKDVKITSTSLVFHGRVLITDSTLELSYGRRYGLLGENGCGKSTFLKAIAAREYPIPEHLDIYLLNEGAPPSDLGALEWVVREAELELERLDKMAEKLLEDEGPESPVLIDLYDHMDKLDPSTFATRASLILTGLGFNKKTIHKKTKDMSGGWRMRVALAKALFVKPSLLLLDDPTAHLDLEACVWLEEYLKKWERTLVLVSHSMDFLNGVCSNMIDMRGKQLVYYGGNYDSYSKTKSENDTNQMKAYQKQQDEIAHIKKFIASAGTYANLVRQAKSRQKILDKMEADGFIQPVEQDRVFTFRFADVEKLPPPVLSFDNVTFSYSGNPEDDLYRNLDLGFDMDSRTALVGPNGVGKSTLLRLMTGKLSPTGGVVTRHTHLKLGLYSQHSAEQLDLTKSALDFVRDKYSEKSQDYQYWRQQLGRYGLTGDSQTALMGTLSEGQKSRIVFALLAIDGPNMLLLDEPTNGLDIPTIDSLADAINAFSGGVIVVSHDFRLLDKIAKQILVCENQTIREWDGSISEYKNYLRKKMITAGAV, from the exons ATGGCTCCCTCCGCGTCCAAGGAGAAGCGTCTCgcaaagaaggctgccgagggcaagctcaagggcaagaagggcaagaaggccgaggaggtcCAGCTCGACGCTCACGGCAACCCCGTCAAGGACGATGGTGGCCCCGCGACATCgggcgagaagctcgacgagGTGAAGCGCCTCGCTGATCAGATGGACAAGCACGGCATCTCAGACCGAGTCACCACCGGTGTCCTGTCCTCCGTCGCCTCCAGCAAGGACGTCAAGATCACCAGTACCAGTCTAGTCTTCCACGGCCGAGTCCTCATCACCGATTCCACCCTCGAGCTCTCGTACGGTCGACGATACGGTCTCCTCGGTGAGAACGGTTGCGGAAAGTCCACCTTCCTCAAGGCTATTGCCGCCCGCGAGTACCCCATTCCCGAGCATCTTGATATCTACCTTCTCAACGAGGGTGCCCCTCCTAGCGACCTCGGCGCCCTTGAGTGGGTTGTCCGAGAGGCCgagttggagctggagcgtctcgacaagatggccgagaagcttctcgaggacgagggccCTGAAAGCCCTGTTCTCATTGATCTCTACGAC CACATGGACAAGCTGGACCCCTCCACCTTTGCCACCCGTGCCTCCCTGATCCTCACGGGTCTGGGTTTCAACAAGAAGACCATCcacaagaagaccaaggacaTGTCCGGTGGTTGGCGAATGCGAgtcgccctcgccaaggcccTTTTCGTCAAGCcctcgctgctgcttctcgatgaCCCCACTGCCCATCTGGATCTCGAGGCCTGTGTGTGGCTGGAGGAGTACCTCAAGAAGTGGGAGCGAACCCTTGTGCTCGTTTCCCACTCCATGGATTTCCTTAACGGTGTCTGCTCCAACATGATCGATATGCGTGGAAAGCAGCTCGTCTACTACGGTGGTAACTACGACTCGTACAGCAAGACCAAGTCCGAGAACGATACCAACCAGATGAAGGCCTaccagaagcagcaggaTGAGATTGCCCACATCAAGAAGTTCATTGCCAGTGCCGGTACCTACGCCAACCTGGTGCGACAGGCCAAGTCGCGCCAGAAGATtctcgacaagatggaggccGATGGCTTCATCCAGCCTGTTGAGCAGGACAGGGTCTTCACCTTCCGCTTCGCTGACGTCGAGAAGCTCCCCCCTCCCGTTCTGTCTTTCGACAACGTCACCTTCTCTTACTCTGGAAACCCCGAGGACGACCTGTACCGCAACCTGGACCTTGGTTTCGACATGGACTCCCGAACTGCCCTTGTCGGTCCCAACGGTGTGGGCAAGTCCACTCTTCTCCGACTCATGACTGGCAAGCTTTCTCCCACTGGCGGTGTCGTGACCCGACACACTCACTTGAAGCTGGGTCTCTACTCGCAGCACAGTGCTGAGCAGCTCGACCTGACCAAGTCTGCTCTCGACTTTGTGCGAGACAAGTACAGCGAGAAGTCTCAGGACTACCAGTACTGGCGTCAACAGCTCGGCCGATACGGTCTCACTGGTGATTCCCAGACTGCTCTGATGGGCACCCTGTCTGAGGGTCAGAAGAGCCGAATCGTCTTTGCCCTTCTCGCTATCGATGGTCCCAACATGCTACTGCTTGACGAGCCTACCAACGGTCTGGATATCCCCACCATTGACAGTTTGGCggatgccatcaacgccTTTAGCGGAGGTGTCATTGTCGTGTCTCACGACTTCCG ATTGCTCGACAAGATTGCCAAGCAGATTCTCGTGTGCGAGAACCAGACCATCCGCGAGTGGGACGGCTCCATCTCCGAGTACAAGAACTACCTTCGCAAGAAGATGATCACGGCCGGTGCCGTCTGA